From one Nocardioides scoriae genomic stretch:
- a CDS encoding ABC transporter ATP-binding protein has protein sequence MSQSSQQSTQQPGMRSGGLQSHADRTAAGPDAAEHYLQVEDLRVHFSTDDGLVKSVDGLSFHVDRGKTLGIVGESGSGKSVTSMAVMGLHTGRTARLSGSIRLDGEELVGRPLDDVRRLRGKKMAMIFQDPLSAMHPFYTVGNQIVEAYRIHNDVSKKAARAHAIDMLDRVGIPEPRSRVDAYPHQFSGGMRQRAMIAMALSCDPSLLIADEPTTALDVTVQAQILDLIRDLQQEFNSAVVIITHDLGVVAELADDILVMYAGRAAEYGTAQQLFEAPEHPYAWGLLGSMPRFDKPPTERLLPIKGTPPSLIRVPSGCAFNPRCEFSDRVTGDRCTTERPDLLAGGPLAGAGGHDVACHIPTDQRQQIWAQEISPRLA, from the coding sequence ATGAGCCAGTCCTCCCAGCAGTCCACCCAGCAGCCGGGCATGCGGTCCGGCGGGCTCCAGAGCCACGCCGACCGGACCGCCGCCGGTCCCGACGCGGCCGAGCACTACCTCCAGGTCGAAGACCTGCGGGTGCACTTCTCCACCGACGACGGGCTGGTCAAGTCCGTCGACGGCCTGTCCTTCCACGTCGACCGCGGCAAGACGCTCGGCATCGTGGGCGAGTCGGGGTCGGGCAAGTCGGTGACCTCGATGGCCGTGATGGGCCTGCACACCGGCCGGACGGCGCGGCTGAGCGGCTCGATCCGGCTCGACGGCGAGGAGCTCGTCGGGCGGCCGCTCGACGACGTGCGCCGGCTGCGCGGCAAGAAGATGGCCATGATCTTCCAGGACCCGCTCTCGGCGATGCACCCCTTCTACACGGTGGGCAACCAGATCGTGGAGGCCTACCGGATCCACAACGACGTCTCCAAGAAGGCCGCCCGCGCCCACGCCATCGACATGCTCGACCGGGTCGGCATCCCCGAGCCCCGCAGCCGCGTCGACGCCTACCCCCACCAGTTCTCCGGGGGCATGCGGCAGCGCGCCATGATCGCGATGGCGCTCTCGTGCGACCCCAGCCTGCTGATCGCCGACGAGCCGACCACCGCCCTCGACGTGACGGTGCAGGCCCAGATCCTCGACCTGATCCGCGACCTGCAGCAGGAGTTCAACTCCGCGGTCGTCATCATCACCCACGACCTCGGCGTCGTCGCCGAGCTCGCCGACGACATCCTGGTGATGTACGCCGGCCGCGCCGCGGAGTACGGCACCGCCCAGCAGCTCTTCGAGGCCCCCGAGCACCCCTACGCCTGGGGCCTGCTCGGCTCGATGCCGCGCTTCGACAAGCCGCCGACCGAGCGGCTGCTGCCGATCAAGGGCACGCCGCCCAGCCTGATCCGGGTGCCGTCGGGGTGCGCGTTCAACCCGCGCTGCGAGTTCTCCGACCGCGTCACCGGCGACCGGTGCACGACCGAGCGGCCCGACCTCCTGGCCGGCGGCCCGCTCGCCGGCGCCGGCGGCCACGACGTCGCCTGCCACATCCCGACCGACCAGCGCCAGCAGATCTGGGCGCAGGAGATCTCCCCGAGGCTCGCCTGA
- a CDS encoding MFS transporter, whose protein sequence is MPAAEPAAPGPRPGLGRGFRRLFGASATSNLSDGVLQAALPLLAASLTRDPVAVATVSALAFVPWLLFSLPAGTLVDRVDRRAAMAAANIGRAAALGLLAAAVVAGVATLPVLGAAAFVLGCAETVHDNAARALLPAVVERHQLERGNSLLATAESVGNQFAGAPVGAWLFAAAASLPLWSGAGGYAVAALLVLGVAVRRPAAPARATDAGATTAARPTLRAATAEGLRWLLHHRLLRSLMVLTSVQAMCHSLVQGVLVLYALEAVGLGERGFGVMLAAGGIGAVVGALASPYVTRTLGRTHAMGVTGVLSAAALLAMGLAPHPVVAVAGFATSAAAVSAFNVQVMSVRQALVPEVLFGRVQGAYRTVIWGGIPLGTLGGGALASVAGLPAVFVVSGVGGIAIGAGVWWLLHGHRADIEAGFATP, encoded by the coding sequence GTGCCAGCCGCTGAGCCCGCCGCCCCGGGTCCCCGCCCGGGGCTCGGCCGCGGCTTCCGCCGGCTGTTCGGCGCCAGCGCGACCAGCAACCTCTCCGACGGGGTGCTGCAGGCGGCGCTGCCGCTCCTGGCCGCCAGCCTGACCCGCGACCCGGTCGCCGTCGCGACCGTCTCCGCGCTGGCCTTCGTGCCGTGGCTGCTGTTCTCGCTGCCGGCCGGCACCCTGGTGGACCGGGTCGACCGCCGGGCCGCGATGGCGGCGGCCAACATCGGGCGCGCGGCGGCGCTGGGGCTGCTGGCCGCCGCGGTGGTCGCGGGCGTCGCCACGCTCCCGGTGCTGGGGGCGGCGGCGTTCGTGCTCGGCTGCGCCGAGACGGTCCACGACAACGCGGCACGCGCGCTGCTCCCGGCCGTGGTCGAGCGCCACCAGCTGGAGCGGGGCAACAGCCTGCTCGCCACCGCCGAGAGCGTCGGCAACCAGTTCGCCGGCGCTCCGGTGGGGGCGTGGCTCTTCGCGGCCGCGGCCAGCCTGCCGCTGTGGTCCGGTGCCGGGGGGTACGCCGTGGCGGCGCTGCTCGTCCTGGGCGTGGCCGTGCGCCGCCCGGCCGCACCGGCCCGCGCGACCGACGCCGGTGCCACGACCGCCGCGCGGCCCACCCTGCGCGCCGCGACGGCCGAGGGGCTGCGCTGGCTGCTCCACCACCGGCTGCTGCGCTCGCTGATGGTGCTGACCTCGGTCCAGGCCATGTGCCACTCGCTGGTGCAGGGCGTGCTGGTGCTCTACGCCCTCGAGGCGGTCGGCCTGGGGGAGCGCGGGTTCGGCGTGATGCTGGCCGCCGGGGGGATCGGGGCGGTGGTCGGCGCGCTGGCCTCGCCGTACGTCACGCGCACGCTGGGCCGCACCCACGCCATGGGCGTCACCGGCGTGCTGTCGGCCGCCGCCCTGCTCGCCATGGGCCTGGCGCCGCACCCCGTCGTCGCGGTGGCCGGCTTCGCCACCAGCGCGGCAGCGGTCTCGGCGTTCAACGTGCAGGTGATGTCGGTGCGCCAGGCGCTGGTGCCCGAGGTGCTCTTCGGCCGGGTGCAGGGCGCCTACCGCACCGTGATCTGGGGTGGCATCCCGCTCGGCACCCTCGGGGGCGGCGCGCTCGCGTCGGTGGCGGGGCTGCCGGCCGTCTTCGTGGTCTCCGGCGTCGGCGGGATCGCCATCGGCGCCGGCGTGTGGTGGCTGCTGCACGGTCATCGTGCGGACATCGAGGCCGGATTCGCCACACCCTGA
- a CDS encoding type IV toxin-antitoxin system AbiEi family antitoxin domain-containing protein, which produces MDELARISQEQGVFLRREAIAAGADDAWLARARRSGVIHRVRRGAYVPAEDWTPLDEAARHRLLVRAVLRTAGAAAVVSHVSAAAVWGTPLWDLPLTEVHLTRLDGRAGRREAGVVQHCGRLGEEETVQVGPYTVTTPARTALDLFTLTDVEHALCVTDHLLHSGRTTAAELRRARTLMRRTPGMLAADLLVALADARSESVGETRSRHMFWRQGLPAPIPQFEVRDGRGRVVAVVDFAWPAYALFVEFDGFVKYEKLLAPGQSASQVVVAEKQRESLVCRLTGWRCHRLVWADLHRPAETCRLLRSLMTVAA; this is translated from the coding sequence ATGGACGAGCTCGCGAGGATCAGCCAGGAGCAGGGGGTGTTCCTGCGGCGCGAGGCCATCGCCGCGGGGGCCGACGACGCGTGGTTGGCCCGCGCCCGACGCTCAGGCGTCATCCACCGCGTGCGCCGGGGCGCCTACGTCCCCGCCGAGGACTGGACCCCGCTCGACGAGGCGGCGCGGCACCGGCTGCTCGTCCGGGCGGTGCTGCGGACCGCGGGTGCCGCAGCCGTCGTGTCCCACGTCTCCGCGGCCGCGGTCTGGGGGACGCCGCTGTGGGACCTGCCGCTCACCGAGGTCCACCTGACGCGCCTCGACGGTCGGGCGGGGCGACGCGAGGCCGGCGTGGTGCAGCACTGCGGGCGGCTCGGCGAGGAGGAGACGGTGCAGGTGGGTCCCTACACCGTGACCACCCCCGCCCGCACGGCGCTCGACCTCTTCACCCTCACCGACGTCGAGCACGCCCTGTGCGTGACCGACCACCTGCTGCACAGCGGGCGCACCACGGCGGCCGAGCTCCGGCGCGCGCGGACCCTGATGCGGCGTACGCCCGGCATGCTCGCGGCCGACCTGTTGGTCGCCCTGGCCGACGCCCGGAGCGAGTCGGTCGGCGAGACGCGCAGCCGTCACATGTTCTGGCGGCAGGGCCTGCCGGCGCCGATCCCCCAGTTCGAGGTGCGCGACGGCCGGGGACGGGTGGTCGCGGTGGTGGACTTCGCGTGGCCGGCATACGCCTTGTTCGTGGAGTTCGACGGGTTCGTGAAGTACGAGAAGCTGCTGGCGCCCGGCCAGAGCGCCTCGCAGGTCGTGGTGGCCGAGAAGCAGCGCGAGAGCCTCGTGTGCCGGCTCACCGGCTGGCGCTGCCACCGGCTGGTGTGGGCCGACCTCCACCGTCCAGCGGAGACCTGCCGACTGCTCAGGTCGCTGATGACGGTCGCCGCCTGA
- a CDS encoding ABC transporter permease, whose protein sequence is MSTLEDPSSAMADPEAIAAGEQRIEGRSLSQIAWGRLRRDKVALAGAGFIVFLVLVALFAPLLVKITGGPPDEYHEDLLNMGLGGIPYGTFGGMSWAHPMGLETVNGRDIFSRVLYGARISLLIAILATFVSVVIGTTIGIVAGFFGGWVDAVLSRIMDIFLAFPLLVFAIALSGVIPDKAFGLSGLPLRLSLLVFVIGFFNWPYIGRIVRGQTISLREREYVEAARSLGARRPYILFTELLPNLIAPILVYATLIIPTNILFEAALSFLGVGVPPPTASWGGMLADAVNFYTVPHFMFWPGLAIFATVMAFNLFGDGLRDAFDPKSSR, encoded by the coding sequence TTGAGCACGCTGGAGGACCCCTCGTCCGCCATGGCGGACCCCGAGGCCATCGCCGCGGGCGAGCAGCGCATCGAGGGTCGCTCGCTCTCCCAGATCGCGTGGGGACGGCTGCGCCGCGACAAGGTGGCGCTCGCGGGCGCCGGCTTCATCGTCTTCCTGGTGCTGGTGGCGCTGTTCGCCCCGCTGCTGGTCAAGATCACCGGCGGCCCGCCCGACGAGTACCACGAGGACCTGCTCAACATGGGCCTCGGCGGCATCCCCTACGGCACCTTCGGCGGGATGAGCTGGGCCCACCCGATGGGCCTGGAGACGGTCAACGGCCGCGACATCTTCAGCCGGGTCCTCTACGGCGCCCGGATCTCGCTGCTGATCGCGATCCTCGCCACCTTCGTCTCGGTCGTCATCGGCACCACGATCGGCATCGTCGCGGGGTTCTTCGGCGGCTGGGTCGACGCGGTCCTGTCGCGGATCATGGACATCTTCCTGGCGTTCCCGCTGCTGGTGTTCGCGATCGCGCTCTCGGGCGTCATCCCCGACAAGGCGTTCGGCCTCTCGGGCCTGCCGCTGCGGCTCTCGCTGCTGGTCTTCGTGATCGGCTTCTTCAACTGGCCCTACATCGGGCGCATCGTGCGCGGCCAGACGATCTCCCTGCGCGAGCGGGAGTACGTCGAGGCCGCCCGCAGCCTGGGTGCCCGGCGGCCCTACATCCTGTTCACCGAGCTGCTGCCCAACCTGATCGCGCCGATCCTGGTCTACGCGACGCTCATCATCCCGACCAACATCCTCTTCGAGGCGGCGCTGTCCTTCCTCGGCGTCGGCGTGCCCCCGCCGACCGCCAGCTGGGGCGGGATGCTCGCGGACGCGGTGAACTTCTACACCGTCCCGCACTTCATGTTCTGGCCCGGCCTGGCGATCTTCGCCACGGTCATGGCCTTCAACCTCTTCGGGGACGGGCTGCGCGACGCGTTCGACCCCAAGAGCAGCCGGTGA
- a CDS encoding ABC transporter substrate-binding protein codes for MRITRKRAAAAMVAVAALGLSACGSGGGGSSSGNGDEPELSNAAIGKVVDESDEKGGTLTFGLAGEWGDTVDPGETYYGYSWDMLRNYARTLVMFKTEPGKAGLELTPDLATDLGKSSDGGKTWTYTLRDGVKFEDGSPITAQDVKYAVLRSTDKQTFPNGPAYFEGMLDLPKNYKGPYKTPDVNTDSAIETPDDKTIVFHLTTPFAGFDYLAQLPQTAPVPEAEDTGTKYKDHVISSGPYMFDGKYSPTTGFTLVRNPNWDASTDPNRKALPDEMDVKLGLDANDLDNQLIAGTIDVDIAGTGIQAAALPKVLQSADLRERADNPVNARLWYSSINPTVKPLDNIDCRKAVMYAMSPVSYQNAYGGQYAGGDIATTLLPPQIPGYQDFDLYGQKDNPNGQPDKAKSALEACGQPDGFEFNIGYRAERPKEKATAEAFQQSLEKVGITATPRPLPENDYFSGTCGLPPYVVKNNLGICVNGWGADWPDGYGFLSQIVDSRVIRETGGSSNTSVRIPEVDQMVDEAITEQDETKRNELWGAVDKRVMEEAVIYPGVYAKAVLLRSKNATNVFVNESFGYYDYTAMGVKK; via the coding sequence ATGCGCATCACGCGTAAGAGAGCAGCCGCGGCCATGGTCGCGGTCGCGGCCCTCGGGCTCAGCGCCTGTGGCTCCGGAGGGGGCGGCAGCAGCAGCGGCAACGGCGACGAGCCCGAGCTGTCCAACGCCGCGATCGGCAAGGTCGTGGACGAGTCGGACGAGAAGGGTGGCACCCTCACCTTCGGCCTGGCCGGCGAGTGGGGCGACACCGTCGACCCCGGCGAGACCTACTACGGCTACTCCTGGGACATGCTGCGCAACTACGCGCGCACCCTGGTGATGTTCAAGACCGAGCCCGGCAAGGCCGGCCTCGAGCTGACCCCCGACCTGGCCACCGACCTCGGCAAGTCGAGCGACGGCGGCAAGACCTGGACCTACACGCTGCGCGACGGCGTGAAGTTCGAGGACGGCTCCCCGATCACGGCGCAGGACGTCAAGTACGCCGTGCTCCGCTCCACCGACAAGCAGACCTTCCCCAACGGGCCGGCCTACTTCGAGGGCATGCTCGACCTGCCGAAGAACTACAAGGGCCCCTACAAGACGCCCGACGTCAACACCGACTCGGCCATCGAGACGCCCGACGACAAGACCATCGTCTTCCACCTCACCACGCCGTTCGCCGGCTTCGACTACCTCGCCCAGCTCCCGCAGACGGCCCCCGTGCCCGAGGCGGAGGACACCGGGACGAAGTACAAGGACCACGTCATCTCCTCGGGTCCCTACATGTTCGACGGCAAGTACAGCCCCACCACCGGGTTCACGCTCGTGCGCAACCCCAACTGGGACGCCTCGACCGACCCCAACCGCAAGGCGCTGCCCGACGAGATGGACGTCAAGCTCGGCCTCGACGCCAACGACCTCGACAACCAGCTGATCGCGGGCACCATCGACGTCGACATCGCCGGCACCGGCATCCAGGCGGCGGCGCTGCCCAAGGTGCTGCAGTCGGCCGACCTGCGCGAGCGCGCGGACAACCCCGTCAACGCGCGGCTGTGGTACTCCTCGATCAACCCGACCGTGAAGCCCCTGGACAACATCGACTGCCGCAAGGCCGTCATGTACGCCATGAGCCCGGTCAGCTACCAGAACGCCTACGGCGGCCAGTACGCCGGCGGCGACATCGCCACCACCCTGCTGCCCCCGCAGATCCCGGGCTACCAGGACTTCGACCTCTACGGCCAGAAGGACAACCCCAACGGCCAGCCCGACAAGGCCAAGTCCGCGCTCGAGGCCTGCGGCCAGCCCGACGGCTTCGAGTTCAACATCGGCTACCGCGCCGAGCGCCCGAAGGAGAAGGCCACGGCCGAGGCGTTCCAGCAGTCGCTGGAGAAGGTCGGCATCACCGCGACCCCGCGCCCCCTGCCCGAGAACGACTACTTCTCCGGCACCTGCGGCCTGCCGCCGTACGTCGTGAAGAACAACCTCGGCATCTGCGTCAACGGCTGGGGTGCCGACTGGCCCGACGGCTACGGCTTCCTGTCCCAGATCGTCGACAGCCGCGTGATCCGGGAGACCGGTGGCTCCTCGAACACCTCGGTCCGCATCCCCGAGGTCGACCAGATGGTCGACGAGGCCATCACCGAGCAGGACGAGACCAAGCGCAACGAGCTGTGGGGCGCCGTCGACAAGCGCGTCATGGAGGAGGCAGTGATCTACCCGGGCGTGTACGCCAAGGCGGTCCTGCTGCGCTCGAAGAACGCGACCAACGTGTTCGTCAACGAGTCCTTCGGCTACTACGACTACACGGCCATGGGCGTGAAGAAGTAG
- a CDS encoding ABC transporter permease, translating to MISYIIRRLIAAVGLVVIVSMITFAIFYLMPRLAGATPETLATRYVGRAATADTVKLTAERLGFYDPIVVQYWHWLQGVLFGTTIDTGAQQVSCPAPCLGYSFRTQAPVTPEILRRLPVSFSLAIGAAVLWLLLGLSIGILSALRRGSFFDRAAMTVALAGVSMPVFWTGLIALSVFSYQLGWTPPGATYTPFTQNPAQWAYGLLLPWITLALLFSAQYARLTRAGMLETMSEDYIRTARAKGLPERTVVVKHGLRAALTPIVTIFGLDFGLLIGTAVLTETVFGLPGLGQLAIDGTKANDLPQVLGVVLLIAVFVAVANLVVDLLYAVIDPRVRTR from the coding sequence GTGATCAGCTACATCATCCGGCGACTCATCGCCGCCGTCGGGCTCGTGGTCATCGTCAGCATGATCACGTTCGCGATCTTCTACCTGATGCCCCGTCTCGCCGGGGCGACCCCTGAGACGCTCGCGACCCGCTACGTCGGGCGCGCGGCCACCGCCGACACGGTCAAGCTGACCGCCGAGCGGCTCGGCTTCTACGACCCCATCGTCGTGCAGTACTGGCACTGGCTGCAGGGCGTGCTGTTCGGCACCACCATCGACACCGGCGCCCAGCAGGTGAGCTGCCCGGCCCCGTGCCTGGGCTACTCCTTCCGCACCCAGGCGCCGGTGACGCCCGAGATCCTGCGCCGCCTGCCGGTGTCGTTCTCCCTGGCGATCGGCGCGGCCGTGCTCTGGCTGCTGCTGGGCCTGAGCATCGGCATCCTCTCCGCGCTGCGCCGCGGCTCCTTCTTCGACCGCGCCGCGATGACCGTGGCGCTGGCCGGCGTGTCCATGCCGGTCTTCTGGACCGGCCTGATCGCGCTGTCGGTGTTCAGCTACCAGCTCGGCTGGACGCCACCGGGCGCGACGTACACGCCCTTCACGCAGAACCCCGCGCAGTGGGCCTACGGCCTGCTGCTGCCCTGGATCACGCTCGCGCTGCTCTTCTCCGCGCAGTACGCCCGGCTGACCCGCGCCGGCATGCTCGAGACGATGAGCGAGGACTACATCCGCACCGCCCGGGCCAAGGGCCTGCCGGAGCGCACGGTGGTGGTCAAGCACGGCCTGCGGGCGGCGCTGACCCCCATCGTCACGATCTTCGGCCTCGACTTCGGCCTCCTCATCGGCACCGCGGTGCTGACCGAGACCGTCTTCGGCCTCCCGGGCCTGGGCCAGCTCGCCATCGACGGCACCAAGGCCAACGACCTGCCCCAGGTCCTCGGGGTCGTCCTCCTGATCGCCGTCTTCGTGGCGGTCGCCAACCTCGTCGTGGACCTGCTCTACGCCGTCATCGACCCGAGGGTGCGCACCCGATGA
- a CDS encoding histidine kinase dimerization/phospho-acceptor domain-containing protein, with protein sequence MNRPAGAGETAIPVAVAVPSGRDAVRHDLVELLDHELRTPSTSVVGLVELLLDGEVGPLSEAQASMLRRVSVNSLRLSAAVEQVLDVCHHSTGAQEQGPDLAVVLEALGSWARGRGSVPGSTPPPPARRFVPMPARDASRGRPTLAG encoded by the coding sequence GTGAACCGTCCTGCCGGTGCGGGCGAGACGGCGATCCCGGTCGCCGTCGCCGTCCCGTCCGGTCGGGACGCCGTCCGTCACGACCTCGTGGAGCTGCTGGACCACGAGCTCCGCACTCCGTCGACGAGCGTCGTGGGACTGGTCGAGCTGCTGCTCGACGGCGAGGTGGGGCCGCTCAGCGAGGCCCAGGCGTCGATGCTGCGACGGGTGTCCGTGAACAGCCTGCGCTTGAGCGCCGCCGTCGAGCAGGTGCTCGACGTGTGCCACCACAGCACCGGGGCGCAGGAGCAGGGCCCCGACCTGGCCGTCGTGCTCGAGGCCCTCGGCTCCTGGGCGCGAGGTCGGGGATCGGTGCCGGGGTCGACCCCACCTCCCCCGGCTCGTCGGTTCGTCCCCATGCCGGCTCGGGACGCCAGTCGGGGTCGACCTACCCTGGCGGGGTGA
- a CDS encoding aldo/keto reductase, which produces MATVPNLTLNDGNTIPQLGFGVFQVPPEDTAKITGLALDAGYRHIDTAQMYGNEKGVGEAIAASDLSRDDVFITSKLNNGFHEPDVARKAFDQTLADLQVEQVDLFLIHWPLPTRYDGDFVSTWKTLIEFQQQGRAKSIGVSNFQPAHLARLAEETDVVPAVNQIEVHPFWTNEAARAASHDAGILVEAWSPIAQGGVLDDPTISEIARSVGRSTAQVTLRWHVQRGDIIFPKSSSPERMAENFAIFDFELSDEQVDAISALDKGEEGRTGPNPDEFDYIPD; this is translated from the coding sequence ATGGCTACTGTCCCGAACCTCACCCTCAACGACGGCAACACCATCCCCCAGCTCGGCTTCGGGGTCTTCCAGGTCCCGCCGGAGGACACCGCGAAGATCACCGGCCTGGCGCTGGACGCCGGCTACCGCCACATCGACACCGCGCAGATGTACGGCAACGAGAAGGGGGTCGGCGAGGCGATCGCCGCCTCCGACCTGTCGCGCGACGACGTCTTCATCACCAGCAAGCTCAACAACGGCTTCCACGAGCCCGACGTGGCCCGCAAGGCCTTCGACCAGACCCTGGCCGACCTCCAGGTCGAGCAGGTCGACCTGTTCCTCATCCACTGGCCGCTGCCCACCCGCTACGACGGCGACTTCGTCTCCACCTGGAAGACGCTCATCGAGTTCCAGCAGCAGGGTCGTGCGAAGTCGATCGGCGTCTCCAACTTCCAGCCCGCGCACCTGGCCCGGCTCGCGGAGGAGACCGACGTGGTCCCTGCCGTCAACCAGATCGAGGTCCACCCGTTCTGGACCAACGAGGCCGCCCGCGCGGCCAGCCACGACGCCGGCATCCTCGTCGAGGCGTGGTCGCCCATCGCCCAGGGCGGCGTCCTCGACGACCCGACCATCTCCGAGATCGCCCGCTCGGTCGGCCGCTCCACCGCCCAGGTGACGCTGCGCTGGCACGTGCAGCGCGGCGACATCATCTTCCCCAAGTCGTCCTCGCCGGAGCGGATGGCCGAGAACTTCGCCATCTTCGACTTCGAGCTCAGCGACGAGCAGGTCGACGCCATCTCGGCGCTCGACAAGGGCGAGGAGGGTCGCACCGGCCCCAACCCGGACGAGTTCGACTACATCCCGGACTGA
- a CDS encoding ABC transporter ATP-binding protein, producing the protein MTTTPAPAPTGPASDDGSPDLLLEVEGLVKHFPIKGGLFGRGASAVQAVDGVDFAVRRGETFSIVGESGCGKSTTARLVTRLLEPTGGTVRFDGQDITHLSEGKLRPMRRDIQMIFQDPYSSLNPRHTVGKIVGAPFHLQGVTPEGGRKKAVQDLLELVGLSPEHYNRYPHEFSGGQRQRIGIARTLALKPKLIVADEPVSALDVSIQAQVVNLLEDLQEELGLTYVMIAHDLSVVRHVSDRIAVMYLGKIVEIADRDDLYDRPHHPYTVAMLSAVPVADVKRRHTRERIRLEGDVPSPINPPPACRFHTRCWKAQEICSTQEPPLLQIGTSSHQVACHFPENVAGEQVGAGAPATEPPGTR; encoded by the coding sequence ATGACCACCACCCCTGCCCCCGCCCCCACCGGGCCCGCGTCCGACGACGGCTCCCCGGACCTCCTCCTCGAGGTCGAGGGCCTGGTCAAGCACTTCCCGATCAAGGGCGGCCTGTTCGGCCGCGGCGCCAGCGCCGTCCAGGCCGTCGACGGCGTCGACTTCGCGGTGCGCCGGGGCGAGACGTTCTCGATCGTGGGCGAGTCCGGCTGCGGCAAGAGCACCACGGCACGGCTGGTCACCCGGCTGCTCGAGCCCACCGGCGGCACCGTGCGCTTCGACGGCCAGGACATCACCCACCTGTCCGAGGGCAAGCTGCGGCCGATGCGCCGCGACATCCAGATGATCTTCCAGGACCCCTACTCCTCGCTGAACCCTCGCCACACGGTCGGCAAGATCGTCGGGGCGCCGTTCCACCTCCAGGGCGTCACGCCCGAGGGCGGCCGCAAGAAGGCCGTGCAGGACCTGCTCGAGCTGGTCGGACTCAGCCCGGAGCACTACAACCGCTACCCCCACGAGTTCTCCGGCGGCCAGCGCCAGCGCATCGGGATCGCCCGCACGCTCGCCCTCAAGCCCAAGCTGATCGTCGCCGACGAGCCGGTCTCCGCCCTCGACGTCTCGATCCAGGCCCAGGTCGTCAACCTCCTCGAGGACCTCCAGGAGGAGCTCGGCCTGACCTACGTGATGATCGCCCACGACCTGTCGGTCGTGCGTCACGTCTCCGACCGGATCGCGGTGATGTACCTCGGCAAGATCGTCGAGATCGCCGACCGCGACGACCTCTACGACCGGCCCCACCACCCCTACACGGTCGCGATGCTCTCCGCCGTGCCCGTGGCCGACGTGAAGCGCCGCCACACGCGGGAGCGGATCCGCCTCGAGGGCGACGTCCCCAGCCCCATCAACCCGCCCCCCGCCTGTCGCTTCCACACCCGCTGCTGGAAGGCCCAGGAGATCTGCTCGACGCAGGAGCCCCCGCTCCTGCAGATCGGCACCAGCTCCCACCAGGTGGCCTGCCACTTCCCCGAGAACGTCGCGGGGGAGCAGGTGGGGGCGGGCGCGCCTGCCACGGAACCCCCGGGTACCCGGTGA
- a CDS encoding SCO4848 family membrane protein, producing MKLERKHALVLVAVAVWNVVTYAQFTKALVQTEEDRPTGYFVAHGVLIVVNLVIAVVLGRWGLRALRASR from the coding sequence GTGAAGCTCGAGCGCAAGCACGCCCTGGTCCTGGTCGCCGTCGCGGTGTGGAACGTCGTCACCTACGCGCAGTTCACCAAGGCGCTGGTGCAGACCGAGGAGGACCGCCCGACCGGCTACTTCGTGGCCCACGGCGTGCTGATCGTGGTCAACCTGGTGATCGCCGTGGTGCTGGGCCGGTGGGGCCTGCGCGCGCTGCGTGCCAGCCGCTGA